A genome region from Sebastes umbrosus isolate fSebUmb1 chromosome 22, fSebUmb1.pri, whole genome shotgun sequence includes the following:
- the LOC119481579 gene encoding uncharacterized protein LOC119481579: MRSFTLITALLLCSLSSVSGSESQTVEVQSGDEVTLTCNNITSTPVLAEWFRLINRTKPSCISSMYWDDDEASFCVGYEEEKFEMSSNNSTVFLKIKRVDLSDSGLYFCGIYVDPHTVIADATHLIVKGDGESDGEVDFKTEKECDETAHLMSLILGGLTVSLTIVVVVLAVKVRKLQTAVNEEPQPERNKNMDSDELNYAALSFQAKPKRSRRPAPEREMEPHVVYAATR; encoded by the exons ATGAGGAGCTTCACCTTGATAACAGCTTTACTTCTCTGCAGCCTCA GCTCCGTCTCAGGTTCTGAGTCTCAGACTGTGGAGGTTCAGTCTGGTGATGAAGTCACACTGACGTGCAACAACATTACCAGCACTCCAGTTCTGGCGGAGTGGTTCAGACTGATCAATAGAACCAAGCCTAGCTGCATCTCCTCTATGTACTGGGATGATGATGAAGCTTCGTTCTGTGTTGGATATGAAGAAGAAAAATTTGAAATGAGCTCCAACAACTCCACTGTCTTTCTTAAAATCAAGCGTGTGGATTTATCTGACTCTGGACTGTATTTCTGTGGAATCTACGTGGACCCACATACCGTCATTGCCGATGCAACGCATTTAATCGTTAAAG gTGATGGTGAATCTGATGGTGAAGTGGATTTTAAGACTGAAA AGGAGTGTGATGAAACGGCACACCTAATGAGTTTGATCCTGGGTGGTCTGACCGTTTCCCTCACCATAGTCGTCGTTGTTCTGGCTGTTAAAGTCAGGAAACTTCAGACAG CTGTGAATGAGGAGCCGCAGCCAGAAAGAAACAAG AATATGGACTCAGATGAACTGAACTACGCAGCTCTAAGTTTCCAGGCAAAGCCAAAAAGAAGCCGCAGGCCTGcacctgagagagagatggagccaCATGTTGTGTACGCTGCCACCAGATAG
- the LOC119481590 gene encoding uncharacterized protein LOC119481590, whose product MESFTLITALLLCSLSWISVSGSESQTVEVQSGDEVTLTCTNITRIPAQTEWFRLINRTKPSCISSKYKSDDEASYCVGFKNGFEMSSNNSTVFLKIKRVDLSDSGLYFCGFYVDQHTVIGDATLLIVQEEFDVTANLMSLILVGLTVSLTIVVVVLAVKVRKLQTAVNEEPQPERNKNMGSDELNYAALSFQAKPKRSRRPAPEREMEPHVVYAATR is encoded by the exons ATGGAGAGCTTCACCTTAATAACAGCTTTGCTCCTCTGCAGCCTCA gCTGGATCTCCGTCTCTGGTTCTGAGTCTCAGACTGTTGAGGTTCAGTCTGGTGATGAAGTCACACTGACGTGCACCAACATTACCAGAATTCCAGCTCAGACGGAGTGGTTCAGACTGATCAACAGAACCAAGCCCAGCTGCATCTCCTCAAAGTACAAGTCTGATGATGAAGCGTCGTACTGTGTTGGATTTAAAAATGGATTTGAAATGAGCTCCAACAACTCCACTGTCTTTCTTAAAATCAAGCGAGTGGATTTATCTGACTCTGGACTGTATTTCTGTGGATTCTACGTGGACCAACATACCGTCATTGGCGATGCAACACTTTTAATTGTCCAAG AGGAGTTTGATGTAACGGCAAACCTAATGAGTTTGATCCTGGTTGGTCTGACCGTTTCCCTCACCATAGTCGTCGTTGTTCTGGCTGTTAAAGTCAGGAAACTTCAGACAG CTGTGAATGAGGAGCCACAGCCAGAAAGAAACAAG AATATGGGCTCAGATGAACTGAACTACGCAGCTCTAAGTTTCCAGGCAAAGCCAAAAAGAAGCCGCAGGCCTGcacctgagagagagatggagccaCATGTTGTGTACGCTGCCACCAGATAG